The genomic interval AACTATCCCTGGGGGCTGATCCTGCTCATTTTCGGCTCTTCCTGCGTGTACGCTCTCGCTGCATTGGCCGTTGCGGTTGCCGCCTTCAAGCGCGAATCGGTCCTCTTCCGCACCTGACAAGGAGCCCATCATGGAGAAAGTCAACCTCGCGCAGAAGTTCGGCCTCTTCCACGACTGCTGGAGTCCGAAAATTGCCGGTGAACTGAACGACTCCTACATCAAGCTGGTAAAACTCAAGGGGGAGTTCATCTGGCACCATCACGAGGCGGAGGACGAGCTGTTTCTGGTGGTGAAGGGGAAGCTGCTGATTAAACTGCGAGA from Candidatus Acidiferrales bacterium carries:
- a CDS encoding cupin domain-containing protein, producing MEKVNLAQKFGLFHDCWSPKIAGELNDSYIKLVKLKGEFIWHHHEAEDELFLVVKGKLLIKLRDRDIWLEEGEFVIIPRGVEHLPIAEEEAHVLLLEPKSTLNTGNVQNERTIADLQRI